Within the Meriones unguiculatus strain TT.TT164.6M chromosome 2, Bangor_MerUng_6.1, whole genome shotgun sequence genome, the region ggaaagacaataaattaagaaaacaaacgtGACGTTCGTCTTTCATATAATGTCTGGGAGGGAGTAGATTGGGCTGAGAGAGGAGTCTGGTTCGTCTTATTTCCAAAGAGTGGCTAAGGCAGGCATCCTTCAAGTAGCGTGAAAGAACATCAGTTAGAGAAGGCTGGCGCTGAGGCTCACGAGCTGAGGAGGCTTGCACACAAGTCCCACCCCCTCAGTTCCATCTCTGGAAACCAAGAAAACATGGAAAGGGtttgacttcacaaagttgttctcttactacacatcacacacaccacaataaATAGTTATTTTTTAGATTATGAGGGGAAAAAGACGTTAGAAATACGTCTACTACTCTAAGATTCACAAAGAATAAATTGCGCATGGCTAATTGCTGCCCTAGGTTACCAAACTACAgccttaaaaaaaacaacaacaacaaaaaaaaaaccgcTGCTGGGATTGGCCCTCTGCAGCCACCGTTGAGACCCAGCTTCAGGTCTCTTAGCAACGGATTTTGCCAACACCTGAACGGAGGTGAGTGCTGGGACGGTCCAGCCTGAAGATTTCCTAAGGACTTGGGGACCCTGTCTTCCAGTCACACCTAAGCCTGTACAAAACCTGCGAGGAGGGGCCCTCCGCAAGGGCAGCCGGCCAGGACCCTCCCCTCACCCTGGAGAGCGGCACCGAGGTGCCATCCAGCCTCAGGCAAGCGGCCAGGGCGGCCCGTGGGGGCTGTGCAAGTCGCGTTCTTGCAAAACTGCTTGTAGGAGCACACGGCAGTTTGCATTCCTTTAGTAAATTAATCAGACCTAGCATCACATATTGCCACGGGCTGAATTGGGGACGCGGATGTGTTTCGTTGCAGTGGATAGGTGGTCAGGAGAGTCGCCAGAATGAAGGTATCAATGCCCCTGCCTCAGATATACGTGGAGAAAACGCTAGCTCTTATCAAGCCAGACATTGTTGACAAGGAAGAGGAGATACGTGATATTATTCTCAGGTCTGGCTTCACCATTGTTCAGGTAACTTCTGGCAGCTTTATCAGTTTGCGTTATACTTAATACAGCCACCGTTTGGATCCTTGCTAACATTAGGTTCACAGttcttatttttggtttttttcaagacagggtttctccctgtagccttggctgtcctggaaatcgctctgtagaccaggttggcctcgaactcagagatacacccgcctctgcctcccaagtgctgggattaaaggtgctgtGCCAGCACCGCCGGGCTAAATTTTATGTTTCTAACTATAGGTTATATGTGAATTGGACATGTAAGCAtacatatgcctgtaatctcggTCTACCGGAAGATGGAGGCCAAAGGATCCCCAGGTCAGCTGTGGGATAACTTCAAAGTTTGACATGTCAGCCTGGACTCTATGAGACCTGTTGCAAAAGCAAACAAGTTGCATGTAACAGACAAGTTTTTCACACTTACAAACGACATAGAATAAGACACAAAAGAAGCCAATTGCCTTCTTCTTCCCTTAACTTCTCCAGGGCAGGTCTAGAGAGAGGCAATGACTTACTGCATTCTCTTCTCCCAGGTGTCTCTCTggatttgaaaacattttccctcataaaatggaaggatctgttctctgtctgtcttctagCAGGACAAGGTCTCCAGCTAAAAGACAAAGTGTATAAATGTATCAAATAgaacttaatatttttaatattttgtttgaattttctttgaACTACTCtagtttttgtttctctctctctctctctcttaattgtATATGTAGCTGAGTGTggtgtttttaatcccagcactggggaggcagacacgtgtatttctgtgagttcaaggccagcctggtctccatagcaagttcctgaccagccagggctgcacattGAGACTGTCTCAAATTTTTTATATAGTATCATATCTATTTTGTCAATGTTTTCAAACTGAGCTGGAGGGGAGTTTGTGGCAGTGTGTGCTGAGCAAGCACAAgcacctgagtttgaatctccagTGACCATGGaaaggccaggcgtggtggcagcACTTACAGGTAATCTCAGAGCCGGCAAGGCCACTGGTCTCACCAAACTGGTGACCTTCAGGTTGCGGGGGACCTAAGGTGGtgagagcagctgaggcaggcaggcagtgtgGACCTCCGGCTCCACACATACGTgtgcacatatgaacacatgaGCACAGAAGTGCATatatcacacacatgcatggcCTGGCAGGGAGGCTCTGATAGAGAGGCTACGGGCAGACACAGAGTCATTAAtaaagactgaattttttttttctgggatcttaaatatttgaaaattaaatttacaGGTAGGGCTAGGGCGGGCGTAGCTTAGTGGAAGAACACAGGCTTGGCAAGCATGAGGCTGTGGGTTCAATCCCTACCATTCTCCCCCCACCACAAGTATGAAATCATGTTTGTAATTTCTAGAAGAAATGTAGACAAACAATCGAGGGAAAAGATACTTTAAAACTCTACCTCAGTCAGGTGGCTACGGCAGTATGACTttaactcgggaggcagaggcagttggacctctgagttcaaggccagcctagtctacgaaATGAGTTCtgggacggccagggctacacagagaaactctgtctcaaaacaaacaaacacctcccccccaaacaaaacaagcaagcaagcaaccaatCCAGGTTCTCAGGGGCGCGTGTCGGTGAAGCTGAGCTGAACACGTTAACCTCAGGCCCCAGCCCTCACCGTTTCCGTTGTTTGAAACAGGCTCTGCTGAAAAAGTGCAGCTAACTGGGCCCTCTCGTCTCCAGCTGCCCTGTCTCGATGGGTGTACGAGCATCACCAGCTCACACTACAGTGCTGGGTACAAGCACAGTTCCGGGGACCCAAACCCAGGTTTTCACACGTGAGCTGCCAACAcattactcactgagccatctctctaacgtTTAagtccatctttaaaaaaaaaaaaaagagacagacttTGTTATTAAGTGGCTTGTGGTTATTGTAAATTAAAATCTGAGGGCCTggcctggtggcacataccttcagTCCAAGCACTCAAGGAAGCAAAGAGACATGTATCTCTGTGAGTCCTAGGCCGTCCcgggacacacacagagaccctaccacaaaacaacagcaacgtaacaaaaaaaaccacataagTCAAAATTTACGTCAGCAGCAAACGTTTGTTAGACCGGGGACGGCTATGGTCTATGCCGCTGCCTCCGCCACTGCtctggctttaattttttttttttcacaaaatataTGTTACATCATCTGTACCATTTAAACTGTTGTTAAGGTACAGCGTAGTGGTATTCAACGTTCACGTTGTTTTGTGACGTCACCACTACTGCGGTCTCCTCAACCTGAAGCTGTGAACTTAGTTTTAAAAAGGGAGGAAGCTGTGTCTGCGtcttctccagcccctggccACCACTATCCTAGTTTCTGCCTGGAGAAATTTGACTCCTCCAGCTACTTCATGCAGATGAAGTTGTTGGATATCGGTAAGGTTTGTCGGTCAAGTAGGCTTTATTGCGGTGGAGGCTCGGAAAGCTCTGGAAACTTCTCCCTCCTTCCAGAAGGTGGCAGCCTTTCCTTGGTCGCACACTCTGAGTTCTGTACCCTGTACTTGGAATCACTGTTTCTCAAAGTTCAAAGGATCTCCCACCTGATTTCATTTTAAAGCAACCAAATAGAATCATTAATGTTGTATCAACTTTAAGGATGAACTCTAAAGTTTTACAGTTGTGCTGCAGGAGCTAGCaaacctgaagaaaaaaaaaaaacaaaaccacatggCCATGGGGCATGCCAGTAGTTCCCTGTCTAGGGAGACCAAGGCAGTGGTCTAAGGAGCTAAGGAGACTGGCCCACCGGGGCTACATGataagaccctgtatcaaaacaaacaaacaaacaaactgggcaTGCGGAGGGAGGCGAGTGCTTGCAAGCAGGGAGCCAGGTGAAAGCTAGTCTTGGGAACTGACTGCAGAGTTTATCAGAATATTCCTTTAGGTGATCTCATATAAATTGTTtcagagacagggcctcactctggAGCCCTAgccaacctggaactcactatgctgACCAAGCGAGCCTTGATCTCAGGATGACTGTGTGAAGTGTGCCTACCCACGGGTATggatgccaggagagggcatcaaaACCCTTGTAGCAGGAGTTACATGTGTTTGGTGGATACCCTACTTTATGTAATGTAGGTACCAGGACCCGGAGTCTGTTCCTAATGATTGTTCAGCaaatactctttttaaaaaatgttttcactggCGGCAGTGGTAGCTCATGTCTTTAATgttagcactctgggaggcagaggttattgtatctctgtgagttcaaggccagcctggtctacaggggaGTTCCAGCACAGTCAgagcgacacagagaaaccccgtcccggaaaacaacaacaacagtttttatatttacttacaCACAGTGTATGCTGCGGTGGGAAAACTTGAGCGAATCAGTTCTCTATTCCTAACATGTACATTTGGGGAGTTGAACTTAGAACCTCGGCCTTGGCAGCAGCCCAGGGATCATTTTTTTTGAAGTGGGATAAATACTTCCTCGGAACTCACTTAATTACCACTTACTTTCTATATAATAATGCAAAGATGATTGCAGGCATGCCCACGGTGCCCGGCAAGTCACTAATGACTTAATGAGCGGTCGTTGAGCTGTAGCTTTAAATGCTGTTGccgactttgttttgtttgcagaGACGAAAGCTCCACCTCAGCCCTGAGCACTGCAGTAACTTTTATGTGGACCAGTACGGGAAAATGTTTTTCCCAAACCTGACAGCTTACATGAGCTCTGGGCCGCTTGTCGCCATGATATTAGCCAGACACAATGCCATATCTTACTGGAAAGAACTCTTGGGACCAGCCAATAGTTTGGTAGCCAAGGAGACACACCCGGACAGGTAATTTCCCTGGCGTGGCTTGGAGGCCTGAAGCCACCTTAAAGTATGAGAACAAAAGAAATGAGAGAGCTCGAGCCTGCTATCTTTACAATTGGGGGTTTCTGTGTGAGGACATTTTCCTAAATGAACTTTTCTCTGGTGTAAGGCGGTGAATTCGGCATGCTCACCATTTTAATGTCTGTCTTAATGCCAAAGGCCGCTGAAGGAACACATCAGAGAGTATCTCATTGGCAGATGACTAGCCTTGCGTCACACTGCCTCCAAAGGAAGATTTAGGGTTcgatttattttttgtttgttgttttttgagacagaaaagccctggctatcctggaactcactgtatagaccaggctgaccttaaattcagcctgcctctgcttcctgagtgctgggataaaaggtgtgcacctcccctcccccccccccccgattttatttgtttggttgcttggttttgtttttaattatttttttgagactaggtcttactctgtagcccaggctggcctgtaattcCCTGTATAGCTCAGACTAGCCATGAATTTGTGATGATCCTCCTACCCCAGCCCCCATCTCCCacgctgaaattacaggcatgagccatggCTCGTGGCT harbors:
- the Nme5 gene encoding nucleoside diphosphate kinase homolog 5 isoform X2; the encoded protein is MKVSMPLPQIYVEKTLALIKPDIVDKEEEIRDIILRSGFTIVQRRKLHLSPEHCSNFYVDQYGKMFFPNLTAYMSSGPLVAMILARHNAISYWKELLGPANSLVAKETHPDSLRAIYGTDELRNALHGSNDFPTSEREIRFMFPEDLAS
- the Nme5 gene encoding nucleoside diphosphate kinase homolog 5 isoform X1; protein product: MKVSMPLPQIYVEKTLALIKPDIVDKEEEIRDIILRSGFTIVQRRKLHLSPEHCSNFYVDQYGKMFFPNLTAYMSSGPLVAMILARHNAISYWKELLGPANSLVAKETHPDSLRAIYGTDELRNALHGSNDFPTSEREIRFMFPEVITEPIPTGVIAKDYLNLYVTPTLLQGLTELCKQKPEDPFIWLADWLLKNNPNKPKLSHFPGPEEH